DNA sequence from the Lycium barbarum isolate Lr01 chromosome 5, ASM1917538v2, whole genome shotgun sequence genome:
tctcttctcatactttacatatatctaatattcgcgtatataacgccttctagtcacgggtcaatgcacataaatatataatgaatgtaatgcctgactaaactgtatgcacagaactggctacataagtctggacccatgaatagaaggattactcataaatggggtatatGAACATCAAAGATTGAAgtgcttctaatgcttctaagagtagagtaatatggaagctcgcttactcgcttgttggatcatcatatcataggatcatgccaaaaaaggaaagaatgaccttaacatacctggaagtatactcaatcgtccaacttctacctctcgaacttgcaagtctacaattaagataacatagggcttaattaggctatttacttcacttactaacctcctttgcatgcatatagagcttaacgatttgtagacaataatttcctttgtaagcttacaactctccaacttctcattcgatcccacatcaactacaatactcacatcaacaacgacaacacacacacacacacacacacacacacacacatatatatatatatatatatatatatatcaaaatatacgtaaacccgtttccaatcatttcttaaaataaccctaagtcactatcttgtctttCATCAACTCATCACCTCCACAACTAtcccctctttacttagaatcactaaaactcttgatactcaacttaaatataagagTAGAAATCATCTACATActttgaggggtcaagaatcccaagaatcacttcaacttcaactccccaaacttcacaaccttgaagaaaccctagaaacaaccgtcctcttcaccatctcgggtttacggggtccgggtcttgtccaatcttcactaatatgatgaaaattattgggagagaatatcttagggtttttctgatttggaaaggaatgtgaaatagggtcgtgaactacctatttatacttggaagccacaaaggctacagcggtccggttcgacgagcgggttgaCGGCCCGTTGACTTgccccgtcgacctgcgcctgcagatgcaagacTGCGTGATCCTGTCGACGACACACATCGACCGTCCGTCGActatgtcgacgacccgtcgacgatgactggtgtcctgcagattttctgattcagttcagatcgcgtcgattcgattcgttcaacttctaactctataaattgccaggaatatctgctggtaccctcgtacacggggtaagacattttctacctccaaactcgggctcgggtctctattctagGGGCATACCCGATTAGGAAATCATAGGTTCTAttactacgaacacgaggggtgtaacatgcATAATGTATTCCTAAATAAATTGAACTTTTTCATcatccggcatacttgttcaaaaGTTGTACACAGTTTGCCTTAATTCAAGTTTAAACCGATTAGCATTGcttgatttaaattgaatttactataattacaatttcaaGTTAATGAGTATTGTATACTAATTTAAGGAAAGTATAAACTAATTAAAATCAGAACATAGCAATAAATTCAATCAATTCTATTTTGCTGAGTAATTTTATCATGCGCAATGTTCAATCTGAACTGCATATCAGTTGTTTCCTAATAATCAGGTCGTAGAAGATGATTTTCTTTTTCCAAATATTAACAAATGtaaactcaataaaatcgttaaattgagttgaattaagatTTATGTCTTTTACtgatgttgtagcagcaaaatcaatagAGAATTCTGGCTTGAAACCACactttgaataatgtgaaaaATTGGGAACGAAGGTTGGGTTAATGATATGAAAGAAGGATTTGAACAATGGTAGGTTTCTCAGCTTTTTTATGTAATGGTTAGGATAGTAAGGTCTTTTTACTATGTTGCTTTCGCTCGGAAGGGCAATACTTAAAGACCAtcattttgaggggcaaaatctaaagaccagcccaaaagaggggcattcgcgccaattgccctttttcaataagtgtttattttttaaaaaagtaaataAGTATTTTGGGGAATAGTAGAAATAATcttttagaagctaaaaaaatagcttttgtccaaaaatacttttaagaaaaatatacttaaaaatactttttaacGACTTATAACCATTAATTACTGatcaaaaatacttttaaatatatatatattttaaaataagttaaTTTTAAAAGCATGATCAACCATGCTATAAATATTGCTTTGGAAGTTGGGACAAAGGGAAAAATAAAAGGGGTGAAATGGACTTGTTGAACAACTAGGGAGGTTTATGGTGGAAGCTGAGGGGGTTTAACTATTCAAGGGAAGTGAAGAGTGTGTAGCCCCAAGGCCTTTCTTCATCGGCAAAGTGATAGTTCTTGTTTGTGTTTGCATGAGCAATGGAAGGGGTTAGGCTTAGATTATCTTTCAAAGACCCTAACATTCTTAGTGAGTTGCAGAAATCTGAGGGTTTCAAGAAAAGTTGGCTTCTTCTCAAACCCCAACAACACACAACCATCTCTGATCTTTCTTCTTATCTTATCAACAATTTTCATCTCCATGATTCTTGTCCTAATGGAATCCAACTCTCTGTAACTCCCTTCTCTGTCTCTCTTTGCTTGTCCCAAGTTTGAAAAATTGAATCTTTTTATGCTTCCTTCAATTCTTGAAAGTTTTTTGGTTATCTACTGCCTTTGTTTGCTTCAATTGTTGCTTCTAGCTTATCATTTGTGTATCTGATGTTGTGGGTTTGCTTCTTTGAGCATTGCATTGCAAGAGTTACTCCATCCTTGTGCCCTGAGTTgaaaaaattatttatgtttttttttttcattctggAGTTTCTTTTTCCTGTTGATACCCCTTTTGTTTACTTCTATGATGACCCATAGCTTATCCATGTTGTGGGTGTCTCTGTAACTCCCTCCCTCTCTTTTTTTCTATCTCTGCATGTACTtaagttacaaaaaaaaaaaagttgaaccttTTTATGTTTCCTTGCATTCTTgaaaattttatgttgtttacTGCTTTTGTTTGCTTTAATTGTTGCTTTTAGCTTATAATTTTTGTAGCTGATGGTGTGGGTTTGTTTCTTTGAACATTGTATTGTAAGTGTAACTCTATCGTTGTGCCCTATGTTAAAGAATGATCTTTTTAATGTTTTcttcaattctttttcttttctttttttttggttgttgttgttttttttctttttcctgttGTTGTTTACTGTTTTTGTTTGCTTCAATTGTTGCTTCTAGCTTATCATTTTTGTATTTGATGTTGTGGGTTTGCTTATTTGAGCATTGCATTGCAAGTGTAACTCAATCTTTGTGCCCTAAGTTaaaaaaactatttatgtttTCTAGTACTCCTTTTGTTACCTTCAATTGTGGCCCCCTAGCTTATCATTTTTGGGTGTCTTTGTAACTCCCTCCCTCTCTTTTTTCCGACTACCTCTGCATGTGCCTTGAGTTTTAAAATGTTGAATCTTTTTgtatgtttcctttcattcttgAGTTGTTTACTGCTTTTGTTTGCTTTATTGTGGCTTATAGCTTATCCTTTTTTGGATTCAATCTTGTGGGTGTCTATAACTGCTTTCCTCCCTTTCTTTCTATCTCTGCATGTGCCCTGGCCTGTAAGTtaataaaagaaaaggaaagatgaAACATTTTTAGGATTTTCGAGTTTTTCTTCCTGCTGATTACTGCTTTGTTTGCATTAACTGTGACACCTACCTTAATAATTTTTTGAATTGGGTGTCTCTGGTATGGAGGAGAATATTTTACTGGAAAATGCTGTCCTTGATTGAAATCATTTTATGGTTCTTGGTTACCTTGTATTGTGGAAAACATTTTCCcaggaaaaatattttttgcataaatgactttGTTCACTTATTGCTGGAAGGTACTTTCACTACAAGTATACAATTCTTACTCCATAGTTACTTGCTTCAACCGATACTTAAGACATTGTTCTCAACCTTTGAGACTAGAAACTAACACCAAAACCCATTCTTATTTCCCATATTCTGGACAAGGTTATACTCAAGTAAATCAACCTCAACCTAGCACTAACGCTTCTCATGGAGAATGTCTTCCTTCATGCCAAATGCGCACTGAGTATTGTGGATTTTTCTTTTCTGAGAACTATGGTTCTCAACTTCTCATGTGCACTTGATTCGTTTGCATCGTCTCTGTAGCCCCTTTATTCTATATTCTTTGATCTCTGCATGTCTGCTATGTTAAAAATGAACCGATCTTTTTGAAATTTCCTTCTGTTCTTGAGTTGTTTCCTCTTGATTACTGCTTTGCTTGCTTCACCTGTGGCTCCTAGCTTATCATTTTTTTTCTATTCAATGCTGAGCGCTGTGGTTTCCTGGTGCACTTGATTAATTGCATTGTTGAGGGGAACTGAAAAGAACATGTCTTGGGCTCACTGTCTTGTCTTGTCATCGCATGCAGATGGATGGTTTTGTCTTGCCTCCTTTTGAGTCGACGTGTATTTTGGAGGACAAAGATATAGTCAGGTTTTTTGCTTGATTTATGATTTGTCTCTCGTGGTTTCTCTGTTTCACGTGTGAATTGAATGCTCTAATCTGATATTTTTGCTTTAGTGTGAAGAAGGTCGAGGGAAATAATCGACCAAATATGGTTTTAGCCGTCGAAAGAAATAATGGTCCCAATGTAGTTGAAAATCTCCAAATTGTTGAGAAGCAACCTGTACCATTGTTATTGGCAAATGAAGCGTTTGACCATGCTGGAGGTCACGAGTCTAATGACAGTGAAGACTCTGAAGATGAATCTGAAAAGGAGGAAGAGGCAGAATCAAAGGAAGATGCTTCACACCAGGAAAATGTTTTGGCTGGCAATGCAATTTCCAAGAAAAGAAAAGCATCAGAAACGCTTCCTAGCTCAAAGTAATTCTTGATTTCTTGTTTTGGTGTGTCTGAATTGCTTAGATTTGTGGCTTTAGTTGTTTCTAGTTATGACTTcttaaatcattttttaaaaaaaaaatatttattatgacTTCTTAAATCTTTGCTCATCATAGGAAAAAGGAACACTGTTCTGATGTTAAGGAGAAGCTTGATGAGCAGACCGAGAAACAACAAGATCTTACTAGCAAGAAACGGAAGGTATCTGATCCAAATAACGAAGATGAGGAGAATAATAAAGGAAATGCTGGGAGTGGTGAGGACAATCATGTTACACCCAGCACGAAGAAGTATGTTCTTTGGAGTCTCTTTCTAGGAATTATTTAACTATATTTTCTTGGTATatgcagtgttatcaaaagcgaaaagcgcgaAAAAGCTCTAAGTCAGtcggggctttaagcgcaaataaagtgtgggctttaatgaaaaaaggctcaatggtgcaaatatatatatatatatagtacaagactaataataataacCACGAATAACAAATATATAGACAAAATAATGGTAAAAGctttacgataaagtgaaatatcgattatctagtgtcacctcttcaagagaggctcattgacAAGCAAAAGTATagcttagagccttgatgatgacactgaagcgcacataaagcgaggcgaagcgctcaacatgttttgagcctcgcttcagggcttaagcgagcctttgacaacactgggtATATGTTCTCTTTATTCAAACCTTCTTGATGCATTATGTTTGGACTGGCTTTGtgataatttcttgtttgagGAACCGTTTCTTTCGTAAAGTTTTAAATACCAAAGAAATTTGAAGGTATCGACTCTCTTGGTTCCATTTTTGGGTGAATTTGATTATTATGCGTTGCTAGTTGCTCTGTATCAGCCGTGTTGTTCTGTCAAGCTTGTATGCTTGCACTCCAAGTTCTGCAGCTGAATAATTGAATTGTTTTTCTTCTGCATATTATTTCAAGTTTTTCTTTTGTCCCAAATTCTAAATTTTGGTTGTGGTGGCTTGAAAAGGTTAGTCTTACTTCATCATACAAAATAGGGTATTGAATTATAATGTACAATGTGACATTCTTATCCTTTGTTGTGGAGACCTCTTCTTGTTCGTGCAATGTTTACCCTCTCTGTCTCTTGCCTGGTAGAGGCATTTGCAAGTACGAGTtttgtctcttttaattcttacATGAATATATTTGATGTCTCTAGCTTGTTTCAAAATTTCTCTCTTTTTGTAGAAATGACAAGCTTCAAAAAAACAGTGCGGAAAATATAGAGGTGTCCCCCAACTCTGATGCGACTAAGAGGGAGGTTCGTAATAGCTGTATTTTTCCATCCATCTCTTGTTTTTTCCTTCACAGAGAATTCTTTTCCTAATCCTTCTATTGGTAAAAAAAATCAGTCCTAAATTTTTGTGGATCTATATCAGAAAATTGTGCAAAGCAGTTGGATTAATATTAGATCTTCACTATACGTGAGATGCTTACTTTGAAAGGCGAGATATTGCAATTATTATTTATGAAGGGGCACTTACACGTAGGCAAACTCGCACAAGATCGATCAGATTCTATAGTTGCTTAACTTATTTCTGTTCACCAGTATGGTTTAATTTAAGTATTTAATATCTTGAATGGAGCTTAATGTGTTTGAGCGGTAATATTGTCATCTTCACCTAGAAGAGATAATGGGTATGAGCAGCAGGAAACGTATAATAGCTGCAGACATAAATCATGGTTTAGACAAAGGATTCTGAGATCTCTGTGAGATGGAAAATATGGAAGATGGGAATGGGGAGCTCAACGAGATGGCTTCACTCTATCATTATATGTGACTAGCTGCCCGGACACCATTATCATAATTTTTTTTGATTGCAgtgtatacttttttttttttttgttaatataTTGTAAGTCCAGCGATAAGTAGTGCTGGTATTATAAAAAGTAGCTTCTCCTGTAGAGTGTCCTACTATATAACAAGTTTATAAATTCTTCCATTTTCCTAACaaaggcggatctaggatttgttTTTTATGGGTTCCCACAACAATCTCTAAAAGTAATTCTGGGTTCACAGTCAAATATTTATAGATTTTTATATAGGGTTTGGGCAAAAGTTACTGGGTTCACGTGAACCCATAGCTTCTAAGGTAGATTGGCCCCTGGTTCCTTATCATGCACATAAAGATATATGCACCAGAGGCCTAATAAGCTTAAGACACTTGAACTTCAAAGAGTGAACTCCCTTCGTCTGTCGTTCAAACTTCTTTGGCCTTCTTTTCCACAAAGCCATCCTATGCTGGATGGAGAATATTCTTCAGCTCCTTTGTGAGCTTGCATCCTTGCCAGCAGTAAAACAGGTCCTTTCTCAATCCAAAAATTGGTAGATGTAGATCCCTCAGCTGACGAGTTGCTGTGCAAAGTAGTAAAAGATGGTCATTGTCTTCAATACCAATACCACTGCACAACTACAAACCCATATCTGGATAACTGCAGACCCCTTCAAGCTTTACGATTATACTATTTCATATTGCATTGTGCACTTATTAATCAAACCCCTCAATCCCAAACTAGTTGGTGTTCGCGATATGAATCTTCTGAATCCATTCAGGGGATTCATCATAGACTGATTATATTTACTTCCGAGGATTGACAATAGATTGGTTATAATTGGCTCTCTAGAAGAAGAAAGAACAAGACACAGGAAATCTGGAATGGAGTAATACTGTAACAGAAAGATGTGAAAAGAAATTGGCTAGATGGAAGAGCCAATACCTATCTCTTGGAGGAATGGTGATCCTGGTCAACAGCAGTGTTTTGGACGGCGCGCGGCGACAAAAGGCGACAAGGGCCTGCCTCGCCTTAAGGCGAGGTGAGCGGTGAGGCGCTCGCCTTTTTGAAGTGCGGCGccaataaataccaaaaaattaaaatatttaattgcatatATAAATAATCAAAATTTCACTAGCAATAACATattagcaaatatttcaattcaaaaattaaaagtAGATAGTAGATACTAAAAGTCTTGAACTTGAATGACTCAATAATTCATAAGTGATAAGACAAGTAACACTAAAATTCAAGCAATAGTGCAATACTAAAAGTCTATTCAAATTCAAGATCTtcaatagaaaaataaaaaaacagaggagaaaaaagtacagaaaaagaagaagagaatagaagaaggaaaaaaaatgcaGAAGTTGccggaaaaaaaagaagaagaactgaagaagaagcagaagttgaaaacagaggaggaagaaagaagaagaactgaagaagaagaagagagagagagcgtATCTGAAAAGCTTGGAGGAGAAGAGAGGAGGAGGCAAAAAAAAAACCCTAGCCGCTGTTTTTCTTTTGATAATAAGTTTCATTTAAGTCTTCAACTTCTTttaattgctttttttttttttaaaaaaaaaaaacccactgTCGCCTCGGCGCCTTTGGCGCGCCTTTTGAAGGTGGCATTGCCACAGCCCTAAAAGGCGGCAGAGCCACGCCTCTCGCCTTTGGCAAGACTTAGAGGGAACTTTATATGGAGAGGAAATAGCGACAAAAGATGCTTCCGTTTGGTGAAATGGAAATCCCGAGAGGGTGGTTTAGATATAAGAAACCTGAGGCAACACAACAAGAGTTTTCTAATGAAATGGTTGTGAAGATTCCTAATGGAGCTTCAAGCTCTCAGGAGAAGGGCAGTCCGTGACAAATATGGGGTTGAAGGATCTTGGTGCCCAAAAATGGTGCCCTCCAATTATGGAGTCCGTGTATGGAAGACCATCAGGATCCTTTggccatttttttaaaaataatcatCAAGATCAGAAATGGCCTGAAGACCTCTTTCTGGAATGATAGCTGGATAGATCATGACACACTCAAAGAAGTTTTTCCTGGCATTTTCAATCTAATACAACACCAGAATGCAAGTGTAGCCGAGTTGTGGAGTCAACAACGATGGGACCTAAGTTTTAGAAGATTCGTCAATGATTGGGAAATCAGCAggcttgttgatttctttctcaGCATGCATTTGGTGGACCATCGAGAGGGAGAGAAACTCAAgttgttttggagaaattatcAGCACTGAGTAGAAGATTAAGATGAACTGTATTTTCTTATTCCACTTGTGGTGTGAAAAAAGGTTTTTCAGACGATGTAGTTTCTATTTTAGACACCATAGGATTCTTGTAATGGGCTACAAGAGTTTTTTGTTCCGTGTCTTGTAAATGTTTTTCCTACTCTTAGCACTCCCTTTGTGCTAAATATTTTATACTATTGTTACCTTAATTATGCTGGCATTGTGTACTAAAAAACTATATTGCATTGTGAAGTTAGTGCAACGGTGGTTTTTTGGCTAGCTGGATGTCTTTTGtggttttattttctttattttgtttccacacttgtgggattacactgggtatgttgttgtatattaGCGTCCACGTCCTGTACTCTGATAACTTTACCTTCACTTAtccaaaataaaatataaaaatcaTGGCGAATTGCATTTCTCAATTGAAGATCTGATTAATTGTCTTCAAGTACTTAAAGTGTCAATTCTCTCTGTCAGGGCCCTAGTAGAAGTGCCAGGAGAAAAGCTTCTAAAAGGCGATGGTTGCGAGAGATGGCCAAAATTAAGAACGCAGGTGCTGAATCAGAAGGACTGGTAAGTAATCAAACGAGGCAGATATGCCAACTATTACTGCCATACAATGTAACTATTGCTGGGTAAATTTTTACAGCGGAACTGGAAAGAACTGCAAGCTAAATCTGGAAAAGGAGAGCCTAGCCGCCAACCAAAGGGGCGGGTGAATGACGAGGCTAATGGCCAATCAATGGGACATGTGAGTAGTAATATATATTGATAGAACTTACATTCCTGTTGCATCTGCTTCATGTACTGGAAACTTGAATCACAAACTTTGCAGCGAAATTGGAAGCAGCAGAATACTAAAGCTAATAAAGAAGAGGTGACTGGCCAACCAAAGGGACTAGTGAGTGATCTAACATGGTCAAATCATTTATTTCTTCTCTATACTTCTGTTTCTGTTGACAGCACAATCTCATGTATGTAGCTGTATTGTAAGCAACTTTTTGGTGAAGATAAGAACAGCGATACAAACCAAGAAAAGCTTGCAGAAGAAAAAAGCAAATCGTGTGGACAATCATGTCAAAATAGTGATACAGAAGATGAAGTTGTTCCAGTTGAAGTAAGGCCTGGGCATATTCGCTTTGAACCTCTTGGAAAAGGTCTTGCACCCCTTCTCTGTTTAGACTACGTGTTCTAGTTCTCCCAATACACACATATTTACCTGTAACTCTCTCCCAGTTCAGTAACTATTATGCAATCTTGTATTTTATCATATATGCTGATTGATTGTTCAAGTTGAAGTGGTGGGTCATATTTTGGTGCTTGTCATTGGCattaatttttgttttctttccgtGCCAAGGGATTAGGTATAAGATGCTCAAATTCGGTTTGGTGTACTTAATGGCGTAGTGGGCCTTGGTTTAATCTAACTTGTAGTATGTTATCAGTTACTGGCTTTCCCTGTTCGcttgtctttttttttcctctcctcTTTTTTGCAGATGATGAGATTTAGATTTTGTATTATTCCTTGCCCACTCTAAAATATGAATCTGCTTTAATGGTGTCCGTCTTGcatctttttaaattttatggAAAAGCTTAACATATGGAAATCTTCTGGCTGTTGCAGAACAAGTTTCGAAGCAGAGTCAAGTAGAAGTGGTATGTTTTGCTCAAGTTGTACTGTGATGCTCTTCTTTTTGATCTTTACTTGAATCTCGTATCTTATTCTGAATGAAGAGTTTTTGATCTTGAAATCCAAGTTTTTAAGCATACCATATCTCAAGAATGTCTGATGCAGAATCCCAATGTGCTGAGTAATTAGACATTTAACTTCATATTGCTTAAAGACTTAGTGGATGGTTAGCTGAAAGATGGACTGAAGAGGGAAAATAAAAAGGGAGGACTCGCACATAATTTTTCTACAAAATATGTAGATATACTTTGTAGAAGCTCACATAATGCTATTAATCTTATTAATTTTCACCATATCTCAGATGTTGGATAATAAAAGCTATAATGTTGTATTATACTAACAGATTGGAGAAAAGAAAATAATCTGGCAACCCTATTTTCATCCATCTGAATATTCATGTTTATCTGTTAAAATCATTCTCAGGTTTTCTATAGTGTTTCATTTTTGGTGGGTATTTCTGAATTAATTCACTAATTGTCATTGCATAGATATGTTTGTCCTTTACAAAGTGGTGACAATCTGCTGTGATAGGTATTAATGATCTTTAGTAGGATGCTTGgtcttccttttccttttcttttatttttttaaattagatTTTTTGTTTCTGTGCTGAAATCTTACAATAATGTCAAAATTATTCCTTTTAGATGTGACGGCTCGAAAACCAGAAATTGGTCGCCTTTGTAAAAATTAAGCTGCTGGAAATTGCACCATCTTTGATTAACATAATATATAGGTTGCAGTGTGTCAGACAGGGCTAGTAGGAATGTTCCGTGAAATGAAATATCCATTCTTTTCCTTTTGATGAAGAATGAAACATATGCTTTCTTAATGGATAACACCTATTCTTGAGTAATGAATTCCAACTCCAAGTCACGTGCAGGAAAGTTTCAGGTGGAATGGTATGATGAGCAAGAAAAAGGGACAGAAATGGGGCCAAGAGAAAGTTTCATTTTCCCAAAAGGATGATTCTTTAGGTTCAAACAAAGAACGTCCTGATATGACGATGAATCACGAGAGACAGAAATTGGGCCAAGAGAAAGATTCATTTTCCCAAAAGAATGATTCTCTAGGTTCAC
Encoded proteins:
- the LOC132641172 gene encoding coilin is translated as MEGVRLRLSFKDPNILSELQKSEGFKKSWLLLKPQQHTTISDLSSYLINNFHLHDSCPNGIQLSMDGFVLPPFESTCILEDKDIVSVKKVEGNNRPNMVLAVERNNGPNVVENLQIVEKQPVPLLLANEAFDHAGGHESNDSEDSEDESEKEEEAESKEDASHQENVLAGNAISKKRKASETLPSSKKKEHCSDVKEKLDEQTEKQQDLTSKKRKVSDPNNEDEENNKGNAGSGEDNHVTPSTKKNDKLQKNSAENIEVSPNSDATKREGPSRSARRKASKRRWLREMAKIKNAGAESEGLRNWKELQAKSGKGEPSRQPKGRVNDEANGQSMGHRNWKQQNTKANKEEVTGQPKGLLYCKQLFGEDKNSDTNQEKLAEEKSKSCGQSCQNSDTEDEVVPVEVRPGHIRFEPLGKEQVSKQSQVEVESFRWNGMMSKKKGQKWGQEKVSFSQKDDSLGSNKERPDMTMNHERQKLGQEKDSFSQKNDSLGSHKENPEMMNHKRQKWSQDNVPFSQKNDSLDSTKEHPEMVNGEKEPHFHESIDFNTLPYLSGMPEEGLVIAYRLLELSSTWTPEVSSYRVGKISWYNSEANKVLLIPVAEFPVISTENDESSKQPDSSIYNEDGSLEIDFAALLEVRVMNSTPDPAGVPGGVIEGSAANDSTPVLGSSKNKTETPAAGAGELNNGKQTQSTPSENGGVNLWEQFNETLKSKKAELAQESSWGKTKKAELSQESSWGKAKKAELSQENSWGKTNSGKSPWSYRPMRGTALGPTMAFLRSQKKI